A stretch of Paracoccus sp. MA DNA encodes these proteins:
- a CDS encoding sugar ABC transporter substrate-binding protein, with product MTKTTLLRAALAGTALTLIAGMAQADSACLITKTDTNPFFVKMKEGAQTKAAELGIELKSYAGRIDGDHESQVAAVEACIADGAKGILITASDTKAIVDSVQAARDAGLLVIALDTPLDPIDAADATFATDNFKAGELIGQWARATMGDAAAEARIALLDLAISQPSVDVLRDQGFLQGFGIELGDPEKWGDETDPRIVGHEVTSGNEEGGLKAMESLLAKDPDINLVYTINEPAAAGAYEALKAVGRENDVLIVSVDGGCPGVQNVAEGVIGATSQQYPLDMASQGIEAIAAFAKDGTKPAPTEGKDFVDTGVQLVTDKPAEGVESIDSARGAELCWG from the coding sequence ATGACCAAGACGACACTGCTGCGCGCGGCGCTGGCGGGCACGGCCCTGACCCTGATCGCCGGCATGGCGCAGGCCGACAGCGCCTGTCTGATCACCAAGACCGACACCAACCCCTTCTTCGTGAAGATGAAGGAAGGCGCCCAGACCAAGGCGGCCGAACTGGGGATCGAGCTGAAATCCTATGCCGGCCGCATCGACGGCGACCACGAAAGCCAGGTCGCGGCGGTCGAGGCCTGCATCGCGGACGGCGCCAAGGGCATCCTGATCACCGCCTCGGACACCAAGGCCATCGTCGATTCCGTGCAGGCGGCGCGGGATGCCGGGCTGCTGGTCATCGCGCTGGACACGCCGCTGGACCCGATCGACGCGGCGGACGCGACCTTCGCCACCGACAATTTCAAGGCCGGCGAGCTGATCGGCCAATGGGCCAGGGCCACCATGGGCGACGCGGCGGCCGAGGCCAGGATCGCGCTTCTGGATCTGGCGATCTCGCAGCCCTCGGTCGACGTGCTGCGCGACCAGGGCTTCCTGCAGGGCTTCGGCATCGAGCTGGGCGACCCCGAGAAATGGGGCGACGAGACCGATCCGCGCATCGTCGGCCACGAGGTCACCTCGGGCAATGAGGAAGGCGGGCTGAAGGCCATGGAGAGCCTGCTGGCCAAGGACCCCGACATCAACCTGGTCTATACCATCAACGAACCCGCCGCCGCCGGCGCCTATGAGGCGCTGAAGGCCGTCGGGCGCGAGAACGACGTGCTGATCGTTTCGGTCGATGGCGGATGCCCGGGCGTGCAGAACGTCGCGGAGGGCGTGATCGGCGCCACCTCGCAGCAATATCCGCTGGACATGGCGTCGCAAGGCATCGAGGCCATCGCCGCCTTCGCCAAGGACGGCACCAAGCCCGCGCCGACCGAGGGCAAGGACTTCGTCGATACCGGCGTGCAGCTGGTCACCGACAAGCCGGCCGAGGGCGTCGAATCCATCGACTCGGCCCGCGGCGCCGAGCTTTGCTGGGGCTGA